One window of the Epinephelus moara isolate mb chromosome 22, YSFRI_EMoa_1.0, whole genome shotgun sequence genome contains the following:
- the bop1 gene encoding ribosome biogenesis protein bop1, whose amino-acid sequence MGGALQNPPGPFQPACPLSATWTPLPGLDGIPVQEKCREHCKDLYLAFIDLSKAFNTVNQELLWEVLGKLGVPPKFKNILRQLRDQMQACFLLQIFNFINKSPEEEEEEEDEDVSDSEDSVFSGLEDSGSDSEDEEDGVEEEGSYDEDVEVESEQTEQTEKKKKNKEEGRVKEEEDEYKHDSSDEEDIRNTVGNIPMEWYKDFPHIGYDLDGKKIYKPLRNKDELDDFLDKMENPEYWRTVHDKQTGSDIVLSDEQVELVNRLQRGQFGELSFNEYQPQVEFFSRDVMLHPVTNRPADKRSFIPSLVEKDKVSKLVHAIKMGWIKPRRQDDDSRGRYYDLWANEDTSILAKHRMHLPAPKIPLPGHQESYNPPPEFLFTDEERALWEQQDPSDRKLPFVPRKFSNLRQVPAFPRFIHERFERCLDLYLCPRQRKMRVNVNPEDLIPKLPKPKDLQPFPTTQSLVYRGHSGLVRSISVSPSGQWLASGSDDGSVRFWEVCSSRCMRTVQVGGPVKSIAWNPNPSVCLLAVALDSVVLILSPCLGDRQVVSASERLLSGPQEVEPMEGEGPVTWTDVEGEEFNQGIRLRIRHPKAVHQVAWHAKGDYLASVMPDHSSHLQVFIHQLSRRRSQNPFRKNKGLVQCVSFHPVRPYFFVATQRAVRIYNLLKQEMTKKLQANSKWISSMAVHPGGDHVICGSYDCRLSWFDLDLSTKPYRMLRHHKKAVRGVAYHRLYPLFASASDDGSIIVCHGTVYNDLLQNPLIVPVKVLRGHVMTHDLGVLSVTFHPTQPWIFSSGADATIRLYT is encoded by the exons GTACAGGAAAAGTGCAGGGAACACTGCAAGGACCTGTACCTTGCGTTCATTGATCTCTCCAAGGCCTTCAACACTGTCAATCAGGAGCTGCTATGGGAAGTACTCGGGAAGTTAGGGGTTCCTCCAAAGTTCAAGAACATCTTGCGGCAGCTGCGCGACCAGATGCAAGCCTGC TTCCTTCTTCAGATCTTCAACTTCATCAACAAATCtcctgaggaggaagaggaggaggaggatgaagatgtGTCTGACAGCGAGGACAGCGTCTTCTCAGGACTGGAGGATTCTGGGAGTgacagtgaggatgaggaggatggtGTCGAAGAGGAGGGATCATATGATGAAGATGTGGAGGTGGAGTCAGAGCAGACTGAGCAG acagagaagaagaagaagaacaaggaGGAGGGCAGagtgaaagaggaagaagacgagTACAAACATGACTCTTCAGATGAGGAG GACATCAGGAACACAGTGGGGAACATTCCGATGGAGTGGTACAAAGACTTCCCTCACATTGGCTACGACCTGGACGGGAAGAAGATCTACAAACCACTTAGGAACAAGGACGAGCTCGACGACTTCCTGGACAAGATGGAGAACCCCGAGTACTG GAGAACGGTCCATGAcaagcagacaggaagtgacatcgtGCTGTCAGACGAGCAGGTGGAGCTGGTGAACCGTCTGCAGAGGGGACAGTTTGGAGAGCTAAGCTTCAATGAGTACCAG CCTCAGGTGGAGTTCTTTAGTCGGGACGTGATGCTCCACCCGGTCACCAACCGCCCGGCGGACAAACGCAGCTTCATCCCGTCTCTGGTCGAGAAGGACAAGGTGTCCAAACTCGTCCACGCCATTAAGATGGGCTGGATCAAACCGCGGCGGCAGGACGATGACAGCAGGGGGCGATACTACGACCTCTGGGCCAATGAGGACACTTCGATTCTGGCCAAACACAGGATGCACCTGCCCGCCCCCAAAATCCCCCTACCTGGTCACCAGGAGTCCTACAACCCCCCACCTGAGTTCCTATTCACCGACGAGGAG CGAGCTCTGTGGGAGCAGCAGGATCCGTCAGACAGGAAGTTGCCGTTTGTTCCCAGGAAGTTCTCGAACCTCCGTCAGGTTCCTGCGTTTCCTCGTTTCATCCACGAGCGGTTCGAGCGCTGCCTAGACCTGTACCTGTGTCCCcgtcagaggaagatgagg GTGAACGTGAACCCAGAGGACCTGATCCCAAAACTGCCCAAACCCAAAGACCTGCAGCCGTTTCCTACAACACAGAGTCTG GTGTACCGGGGTCACAGTGGTCTGGTCCGTTCCATCAGTGTGTCTCCGTCAGGACAGTGGCTTGCCTCAG gaagtgacgACGGCTCCGTCAGGTTCTGGGAGGTGTGTTCGTCTCGCTGCATGAGGACTGTCCAGGTGGGCGGACCTGTGAAGAGCATCGCCTGGAACCCAAacccatctgtctgtctgctcgcTGTTGCCTT GGACTCGGTTGTGTTGATCCTGTCTCCGTGTCTGGGGGACAGACAGGTTGTCTCTGCGTCAGAGCGACTCCTCTCCGGTCCGCAGGAGGTGGAGCCTATGGAGGGGGAGGGGCCTGTGACCTGGACAGACGTAGAGGGGGAGGAGTTTAATCAGGGGATCCGTCTCAGGATACGACACCCCAAA GCTGTCCACCAGGTGGCGTGGCACGCCAAAGGGGACTACCTGGCGTCGGTGATGCCGGATCACTCCAGCCACCTGCAGGTGTTCATCCACCAGCTGAGCCGGAGGCGGAGCCAGAACCCCTTCAGGAAGAACAAAGGTCTGGTGCAGTGCGTGTCCTTCCACCCCGTCAGACCCTACTTCTTTGTGGCCACGCAACGCGCCGTGCGCATCTACAACCTGCTCAAACAGGAAATGACCAAGAAACTACAGGCCAACTCCAAATGGATCTCCAGCATGGCCGTCCACCCTGGAG GTGATCATGTGATCTGTGGGAGTTACGACTGCAGGCTGAGCTGGTTCGACCTCGACCTGTCGACCAAACCTTACAGGATGTTAAG gCACCATAAGAAGGCGGTGAGGGGCGTGGCCTATCATCGACTGTACCCGCTGTTCGCCTCAGCGTCTGACGACGGATCCATCATTGTCTGTCACGGGACTGTTTACAA TGACCTGCTGCAGAACCCATTGATCGTTCCAGTGAAGGTTCTTCGTGGTCATGTGATGACTCACGACCTCGGCGTCCTGTCTGTGACCTTTCACCCCACACAGCCTTGGATCTTCTCTTCCGGAGCCGACGCCACCATCCGCCTCTACACCTAG
- the ntaq1 gene encoding protein N-terminal glutamine amidohydrolase, with protein MSDVLWFCRLFLLCSEENVWKLCEFIRTERTVPLEELLVVFISNENRTVPLWKQKSGSGDHPVIWDYHVILLQVGRQPSSCLVYDLDSELAFPCSLTLYAAEALRSDRHINPAYHRKLRVVPAHSFLLNFASDRSHMKNSDGSWKMPPPPYPPICTAECQMNLDDFISMIAGVGWGEVFTLDHFLWKYVEDSSSSSSAAASSSL; from the exons ATGTCTGATGTTTTGTGGTTCTGTCGTCTGTTCTTGCTctgcagtgaagaaaatgtttggaAACTCTGTGAGTTCATAAGAACGGAGAGAACCGTGCCGCTGGAGGAACTGTTGGTGGTTTTCATCTCTAATGAGAACAGAACG GTTCCTCTGTGGAAGCAAAAGTCTGGAAGTGGGGACCATCCGGTGATCTGG GACTACCACGTGATCCTGCTGCAGGTCGGCCGTCAGCCTTCTTCTTGTCTGGTTTATGACTTGGACTCTGAGCTGGCGTTCCCCTGCAGCCTGACGCTGTATGCCGCTGAGGCGCTGCGCTCAGACCGCCACATCAACCCCGCCTACCACAG GAAGTTGCGTGTCGTCCCCGCCCACAGCTTCCTGTTGAACTTTGCGTCCGACAGGTCACACATGAAGAACTCTGACGGGTCGTGGAAGATGCCCCCCCCACCTTACCCCCCCATATGCACCGCAG AGTGTCAGATGAACCTGGACGACTTCATCAGTATGATCGCCGGCGTGGGCTGGGGGGAGGTCTTCACGCTGGACCACTTCCTGTGGAAATACGTGGAGGACTCTTCATcgtcatcatcagcagcagcttccTCTTCATTGTAG